One stretch of Brevibacillus laterosporus DNA includes these proteins:
- a CDS encoding sugar-binding domain protein: protein MKFNKAVDSIDAKNFTIAGATVEVASLSEDKKTATLTVSGLNYDTEYTIVAKDVLVDGKPITLKESKFKTPVITDLYKLELTTDAAGDQLKSDGVDTLVITAKLLDKVTGLVDENADNVVISFSTTYGNLANTRVTVQKGIATVTLRSEFSQNDLVAKVDAQVIEASGDYKYLIGKVIGTKEVYFKVNPGDTGEIDQLPVVQSAGSNQADRVTVYFNKNVDVADFVQKDETTGKYKVDANKNALLKTGTEIKVTQDNVAKKVRGLKKVEGNPKALEVILDKTEKVGDTWTNILTDNKPVKVEFVQTNTAGPQTTKAEFILADARKPEVTSVDANGLKTVVVKFSESIAQAQVSLDGGLTVIKELEFGEFDQATLEDKRDQLTIRTLDYLKAGTHSVQLSSIYDFAGLTDDKNISTSQTLDFEVKADNAIPSSTVSVESPEQFRVTFNKEVDGLTADKVKLQVAVKNADGTESWVNVADAAGKYKVTPELAMDDTAENKNEYVFELKTDWTEIYDTKVTTKNYYNDKYRLFIPASSVTNPANGKHNADIEMLLNDTIMTTPDTVSPTIKDITQISTGRYNVEMSKPVKLPGKDLDTPSQSQPKVPEPIIEFLGKDKDGNTKTIKGKVVDYTDKNRADKQFEVVPTPENLEDLPQTIVNNGGDIHWTLVVRSISDDVGNTAETLTKVFEIKPDAVVADEVFMVKGKLSDNTLYNGVVGAENGDGPDTITLTFTSGVQYTGSEKNAVNPANYTLDGENLPKGTILTVSDSDDKPENGYDTVIISLPDGSLKTSKGSNLITVSKSLESYKGAKLTGEYAITFVPEAGITPDEAKVADAVAKAITNLPSVDKLTLSDEATLVDVRTQYNALNAIQQKAVKNLKVLEAAEKKMAELKTAAGDVAANLAAAKTAVTDLETAAGKDLTKEADLLAAEAALKTAKEKVALVADANEKKLLDAKVTLAEKTVTDARAKFDGDAATALKDAKAAVEALEDAAKEDLTVEAKLTAAETAVADAEATVAKVAAGAEKTELEGKVAAAKKTVTDARTEFDKAKEAAELKAAKDALEEAITAAKEQNSVAVAGTNAGEYPQVAKDAYNDEIQEAEVVFNNAAATKAELEAAKVALDTAKATFEGTVIS from the coding sequence GTGAAATTTAATAAAGCAGTTGATTCTATCGATGCTAAAAACTTCACTATCGCAGGAGCTACGGTAGAAGTAGCTTCTTTGAGTGAAGATAAGAAAACAGCTACTTTAACTGTTTCTGGTCTTAATTACGATACTGAGTATACAATTGTTGCCAAAGATGTATTAGTTGATGGCAAACCGATTACTTTGAAAGAAAGCAAGTTCAAAACTCCTGTAATTACAGATTTGTACAAGCTTGAACTAACTACTGACGCAGCAGGCGATCAGCTTAAATCTGACGGAGTAGATACCCTTGTAATTACTGCTAAATTGTTAGACAAAGTAACTGGTCTAGTTGATGAAAATGCTGATAACGTTGTAATTTCATTCAGCACGACTTATGGTAACTTAGCAAATACACGAGTAACTGTTCAAAAAGGTATTGCGACTGTTACATTAAGATCTGAATTCAGTCAAAATGATCTTGTAGCAAAAGTAGATGCCCAAGTTATTGAGGCATCTGGTGACTACAAATATCTAATTGGTAAAGTCATTGGGACAAAAGAAGTATATTTCAAAGTGAATCCTGGAGATACAGGTGAAATTGATCAATTACCTGTAGTTCAATCTGCTGGGTCTAATCAAGCAGATCGTGTAACTGTCTACTTCAATAAAAATGTTGATGTAGCTGATTTTGTACAAAAAGATGAAACTACTGGTAAATACAAAGTAGACGCTAATAAAAATGCGCTGCTTAAAACAGGAACTGAAATCAAGGTTACACAGGACAATGTAGCTAAAAAAGTTCGTGGACTGAAAAAAGTTGAGGGTAATCCAAAAGCACTTGAAGTTATTTTGGATAAAACTGAAAAAGTGGGCGACACATGGACAAATATTTTAACTGATAATAAGCCAGTTAAAGTAGAATTTGTTCAAACAAACACTGCAGGCCCACAAACTACAAAAGCTGAATTTATTTTAGCCGATGCTCGTAAACCAGAAGTAACATCAGTAGATGCAAACGGTCTGAAAACGGTAGTAGTTAAGTTCTCAGAATCAATTGCTCAAGCTCAAGTTTCACTTGATGGTGGTTTAACGGTAATTAAGGAATTAGAGTTCGGTGAATTTGACCAAGCCACTTTAGAAGATAAACGTGACCAATTGACTATTCGTACATTGGATTATCTAAAAGCAGGTACTCATTCTGTACAATTATCTTCTATTTATGACTTCGCTGGTTTGACAGATGATAAAAACATCTCTACCAGCCAGACTCTAGACTTTGAAGTAAAAGCTGATAACGCAATTCCATCTTCTACTGTAAGTGTTGAATCTCCAGAGCAGTTCCGTGTAACATTCAACAAAGAAGTTGACGGTTTAACAGCTGACAAAGTAAAACTTCAAGTTGCTGTTAAGAATGCTGATGGTACTGAGAGTTGGGTAAATGTAGCTGATGCGGCTGGCAAATATAAAGTAACTCCTGAATTAGCTATGGATGACACAGCTGAAAATAAAAATGAGTACGTGTTTGAGTTGAAAACTGACTGGACTGAAATTTACGATACCAAAGTAACTACCAAGAACTACTACAATGATAAGTATCGTTTATTCATCCCAGCTAGCTCTGTAACTAATCCAGCAAATGGAAAACACAATGCTGACATTGAAATGTTATTGAATGATACTATTATGACTACGCCTGATACTGTTAGTCCAACAATTAAAGACATTACTCAAATTAGTACGGGTCGTTATAATGTTGAAATGAGTAAACCTGTTAAGCTTCCTGGTAAAGACCTTGATACACCTTCTCAAAGTCAACCAAAAGTTCCAGAACCAATTATTGAGTTCTTAGGTAAAGATAAAGATGGTAATACTAAGACTATCAAGGGAAAAGTTGTAGACTACACTGATAAAAACCGTGCAGATAAACAATTTGAAGTAGTACCAACACCAGAGAACCTAGAAGACCTTCCACAGACTATTGTAAACAATGGCGGAGATATCCACTGGACACTTGTTGTTCGTTCTATCTCTGATGATGTAGGAAATACTGCCGAAACCTTGACTAAAGTCTTTGAAATTAAACCTGATGCTGTAGTGGCTGATGAAGTGTTCATGGTTAAAGGCAAACTTTCAGATAATACACTTTACAATGGAGTAGTTGGAGCCGAGAATGGTGATGGTCCTGATACAATTACATTGACGTTTACATCAGGTGTTCAGTATACAGGTAGCGAGAAAAATGCTGTAAACCCTGCAAACTATACACTTGATGGTGAGAACCTACCAAAAGGAACTATTCTTACAGTTTCAGATTCAGATGATAAACCTGAAAATGGTTATGATACTGTCATTATTTCACTACCTGATGGATCGTTGAAAACCTCTAAAGGTTCTAATCTGATTACTGTTTCTAAGAGCCTAGAGTCTTACAAAGGTGCTAAATTAACTGGTGAGTATGCAATTACTTTCGTTCCTGAAGCAGGTATAACTCCTGATGAAGCAAAAGTTGCTGATGCTGTAGCTAAGGCAATTACTAACCTTCCATCAGTTGACAAACTTACTCTATCAGACGAAGCAACACTTGTTGATGTACGTACTCAATACAATGCTTTAAATGCGATTCAACAAAAGGCTGTAAAAAATCTTAAAGTTCTAGAAGCTGCAGAAAAGAAAATGGCTGAGCTGAAAACAGCTGCTGGCGATGTTGCAGCTAATCTAGCAGCAGCTAAAACTGCAGTGACTGATTTGGAAACTGCAGCAGGTAAAGATCTAACTAAAGAAGCAGATCTTTTAGCTGCAGAAGCTGCATTGAAAACAGCTAAAGAAAAAGTAGCATTGGTTGCAGATGCTAACGAGAAAAAACTTCTTGATGCAAAAGTAACACTTGCAGAAAAAACAGTTACAGATGCTCGCGCAAAATTTGATGGCGACGCTGCAACTGCACTAAAAGATGCTAAAGCAGCTGTAGAAGCTCTAGAAGATGCAGCTAAAGAAGATTTAACAGTAGAAGCTAAACTAACAGCAGCTGAAACAGCTGTTGCAGATGCAGAAGCTACAGTAGCAAAAGTTGCTGCTGGTGCTGAAAAAACAGAACTTGAAGGAAAAGTAGCTGCTGCTAAGAAAACAGTTACAGATGCTCGTACTGAGTTTGATAAAGCAAAAGAAGCAGCTGAATTGAAAGCAGCTAAAGATGCTCTTGAAGAAGCGATTACAGCTGCAAAAGAACAAAATAGTGTAGCAGTAGCTGGAACTAATGCGGGAGAATATCCTCAAGTAGCTAAAGATGCTTATAACGATGAAATCCAAGAAGCAGAAGTAGTATTTAATAATGCTGCTGCTACGAAAGCTGAGTTAGAAGCAGCTAAAGTAGCTCTTGATACAGCTAAGGCTACTTTTGAAGGTACAGTAATTTCTTAA